The sequence TGCCAGAGGCAGTTGTCAAGACAAAGCTTCGCTTTGCTTGCAAACGCTGAAAGCGTTTGTCAAGACAAACAACAAAGTTGTTTGCTTGCAACTCTGGATTGTAATAAAAAGCGTATAGAAATTAAATAAAATTAATTTTATCAACGGTAAAAACTTGGTTTACTTTGGTGTCGGATACTGTGAGATTTGACAATAACTCGTATCTTTAATATTTTATTATCTAACTACGCTACTTTTATTTTTATATCTAAATATTTATAATATGTCCAAACGCTTAGGAGGTGTGAAATGCTTACAGCTTTGATTTTAATTAATGTAGAAAAAGGAAAAATCCACAATGTGGCAGAGGAAATATCTCAGTTAGAGGAAGTGGTTGAAGTTTATTCTATCGCAGGACCTTATGACCTTATGGCAAAGGTTCAGGTAAACGAATATGAGGCTTTCAATGAAATTATACCCGATAAACTCCAGAAGATTGATGGTATAAAAAGCACCCAGACATTGATGGCATTTAAGGCTTATAAATTTTAGGAGGTTAAAATGATAAAGACTATATTCAAAAAGATAACAGAAAACAAAGATTTAACCTTTAGCGAAACATATAATTTAATAATAGAACTTGACAAAGACAGGCTCACTCCAACACAGATCGGTGGATTTTTAGTGGGATTTTTAATGAAAGGTCCTTCTATCACAGAAGTTGCCGCTATCGCAAGGGCAATGAGAGATATATGCATTGGCATAAGACCAAAGGTGAAGGGGAGATTGATTGATACTTGTGGAACAGGTGGGGGATTAAGAACATTTAATATTTCTACCGCGAATGCAATTGTTGCCGCGGCAGGCGGAATACCTGTTGCAAAACATGGCAGTCGTTCCATTTCATCCTCATCGGGAAGCGCAGATGTATTGGAGACACTGGGTGTTAATGTGGGCTTGCCGCCGGAAAAGGTAGCAAAATTGATAGAAAAAATCGGTATAGGTTTCTTGAATGCTGGTATCTGTCATCCTGTGATGGGAAAGGTATGGGGTCCTGAGCAGGAATTGGGCATAAAAACAATATTTTTTACCATAACTGGCCCTCTAATAAACCCTGCTGATGCAAAGGCTCATGTTCTGGGTGTATATAGACCAGATTTAGTAATGATGGTGGCAAAGGTTTTGGTAAAACTTGATTTCATTCATGCTTTCGTGGTTCACGGTTTGGACGGTGTGGATGAAATTTCATTATTGGGCAAAACATTAGTAGCAGAAGTAAAAGGAGATAAAATAGAAAAATACGAGATTAAGCCTGAGGACTTTGGACTTGAAAGGTGTTCGTTTGAGGATGTAGAAGGTGGAGATGCAAAGCACAACGCAGATTTAATAACAAAGATATTCAAGAATGAAGAAAAAGGAGCACCAAAGAATATGCTCATTCTAAATGCCGGTGCATCATTTGTGGCTGGAGGAAAAGCAAAAAATCTCACAGATGGTATAAAGATGGCGAGAGAGGTTATAGAAAGAGGACTTGCATATAAAAAATTAGAGGAGTTTGTAAGAGAAAGCAATCAAATATGATTTCTTTGAAAAAAGCTATATTAAACAAAAAAGCAAAAGGCAAAAATCCCGTTATAAGTGAGATAAAAGTTTATTCCCAAAAGGAAGGAGAGCTTGTTGGAAAAAGAGATGTGATGAAGCTTGCAAAAGAAATGGAGTCTGCAGGTGCGGTTGGTATATCTGTTGTGACGGAAGGAAAATATTTTCATGGAAGTCTGGATATATTAAAAAAGGTGAGGCAAAGTGTTTCTCTCCCTATTTTAAGAAAGGATTTTATCACATCAAAGAGACAGCTTGATGAATCAAAACAAGCTGGTGCTGATATCAATCTTTTGATAGTAGCAAAAACACCGATAAATCTTCTAAAAGAACTCATTGGTTACTCACATAGGTTAGAAATGGAGGTTTTGGTAGAGATTCACACAGAGGATGAATTAAACAAGGTAAAAGATTTAGATGTTGATATTTTGGGCATAAACAACAGGGATATATTAAGACTTGAGATGGACGATGGAAATGTATCAACTACAGAGAAGATTGCTAAAAAGATAAAAGGCAAGCTTCCCATCATAAGCGAAAGCGGTGTAAAAACAAAAGAGGATGTAAAAAGAGTAATGTCTTTTGTAGATGCTGTTCTTATAGGGACGGCGATCCTCAAATCAGAAAATAT is a genomic window of Deltaproteobacteria bacterium containing:
- the trpD gene encoding anthranilate phosphoribosyltransferase, whose product is MIKTIFKKITENKDLTFSETYNLIIELDKDRLTPTQIGGFLVGFLMKGPSITEVAAIARAMRDICIGIRPKVKGRLIDTCGTGGGLRTFNISTANAIVAAAGGIPVAKHGSRSISSSSGSADVLETLGVNVGLPPEKVAKLIEKIGIGFLNAGICHPVMGKVWGPEQELGIKTIFFTITGPLINPADAKAHVLGVYRPDLVMMVAKVLVKLDFIHAFVVHGLDGVDEISLLGKTLVAEVKGDKIEKYEIKPEDFGLERCSFEDVEGGDAKHNADLITKIFKNEEKGAPKNMLILNAGASFVAGGKAKNLTDGIKMAREVIERGLAYKKLEEFVRESNQI
- a CDS encoding indole-3-glycerol-phosphate synthase, with amino-acid sequence MISLKKAILNKKAKGKNPVISEIKVYSQKEGELVGKRDVMKLAKEMESAGAVGISVVTEGKYFHGSLDILKKVRQSVSLPILRKDFITSKRQLDESKQAGADINLLIVAKTPINLLKELIGYSHRLEMEVLVEIHTEDELNKVKDLDVDILGINNRDILRLEMDDGNVSTTEKIAKKIKGKLPIISESGVKTKEDVKRVMSFVDAVLIGTAILKSENIGEKIKWLMSD
- a CDS encoding Lrp/AsnC ligand binding domain-containing protein yields the protein MLTALILINVEKGKIHNVAEEISQLEEVVEVYSIAGPYDLMAKVQVNEYEAFNEIIPDKLQKIDGIKSTQTLMAFKAYKF